In Capra hircus breed San Clemente chromosome 5, ASM170441v1, whole genome shotgun sequence, the DNA window AATTGCCAGATCatcttaaagaaataaaggaagtgCTGCCTCCTTGCCCACTCTATTCAGTTCACTCAGGACTCATGTCTTCCAGCTGAGTTATCACTCATCACATTTTCTTCACTGGCACACATGTGCTAGGAAAATATCTTACAGTTGTAACGGAAGTGCGTATCTATACCTGCCATCCTATATTTATAATGTATCAGATTCCTCAGTCTTCTAGATATTTCAAATATGGACTTAATTATCCTGTCCTCATCTAAAACTCAAAGAGAAAAGAGTTCAGTTattggtgatttaaaaaaaaaaaaaagaagaatgtttgAATAGCAACTAACACAGAAACCTATGGGTGGAGAACTAAACATAAACATTTCTGGGATGCGTTTCTTTGTCCAAATCAGGTGTCACCAAACCATGGCCAAAAGACAAATCTGGCCTAACACCTTTTGTACAGCTCATGTgctgaaaatgtttcttttttatgtttttagatAGTTGAAAAAAAAGTTGAATAACTTTTTCTGACTCATAAAATtgtgtgaaattcaaatttcatttttaaaatcaattaattaaattttaaatttttatttttactttattttgctttacaatactgtattggttttgccatacattgacaggaatcttccacaggtgtacatgagttcccaatcctgaacccccctcccacttcccaccccatatcatctctctggatcatccctgtgcaccagccccaagcatcctgtatcctgtatcaaacataaaACGAAGTTTTTCTGAAGATGGCCAAATGAATTCATTTCTATATTATCTGTGGCTGCCTTTGTGCTTTAAGAACAGTGTTTGATAAATGAAGACTATATGGCTTGCAAaaccctaaaatatttactacctggccCTGTACAGAAAAAGTTGGCCATTCCCTACCATGAACTCTTCAATCTATTCTCTCTTTTAACTATGCCAAATATTTTCTTAGTCCACTATCATGTATCATGAAAATGTGCTTAGTAGACCTCAGAGTTCCTCTCTGCCTGGATACTCAAATTATGGCATAATGAGATACTTATCTTTATTGTTCATGGGTCACTGTATATACATGGAAAGGAATGCCACCTAGGTATAACTATGGAATAACTAGGAATGCAACTAGGTATAAAGAGATGATAATTCTGAAATCATAGAgttggaatgctgctgctgctaagtcacttcagtcgtgtccgattctgtgcgaccccatagacagcagcccacgaggctcccctgtccctgggattctccaggcaagaacactggagtgggttgccatttccttctccaatgcatgaccgtgaaaagtaaaagtaaagtcattcagtcgcaactccacggactacagccttccaggctcctccgtccatgggattttccaggcaagagtactggagtggggtgccattgccttctccaagagttggaataaaagaagacaaaatagGTCAGAGAATTCGGGGAGATGTTGAAAATAAGTTTATCATTCTTACTCCACAGTAAATGCTATTCTAAATACTTTTTAAACTGTTGATTTGTTGAACACTTACAACAACTTATGAGGTATTTTATAATACtggcccattttatagatggggaaactgagatagAGAAAATATATTGCATGTCAACGTCATCAACAACAGGTGACAAAACTAGAAGTCAAATCCAGGAAATCTGGTGTTGACCATATGTCACTTTACCTGATTAAGAAGAAAATCTAGAACCACTTTTGCTAGTGTGTGGTCTTAAATAAGTTAGATATGCTCTCTGAATACCATAATTATGGCTggtatgtaaaaaaaataaagccatctTGTAGAATTGAAAGGAAATAATTGCTAAGAAATTAAAGTAATCAATGTACATACAGCACTTGCCCCAGGGCTGGTCAAATAGATATTCAATATAATTATCATTTCCTTCACAGGTATCATCTGCAACAATGACATcacattttaaagacaaatatgcatggaaatgcaaagaaacaagTATCAAACTCTGGTCATTATAAACAGACACGGAAGAAAAGATCAAAGACATGTGAGGATAACTACATCTATTTGATGAGCCAGATGTGTAATCAATTAAATATGATAGAACCATTAGAGCAGATATTTATTTAGAAAGTGCtgtggaatgaaagaaaaaagaaaggtcttATTTTTGCCTTCAAAGTGTAGAGAAACTTCTCAAAGAACTTGAAGCTGAAGTGTACTGAAGTTTGAATGAATGTTTGACAAGCGGACAAACTTGGGAAGAAAAATCTAGACAGAAGAAACAAAACTTTTCTAATTTTCCTAATTACCAAATGGAAGAGGCCAAGAGTATATGTTTAAAAATGTGGAGCAAACTGATATCTGCATCATATGACTGGTGTTCAGACAATGGAAGAAAAACTGAGattttcttcagtcgtgtctgactctgtgcgaccccacagacggcagcccaccaggctcccctgtccctgggattctccaggcaagaacactggagtgggttgccatttccttctccaatgcatgaaagtgaaaagtgaaagtgaagtcactcagtcgcaactccatggactacagccttccaggctcctccatccatgggtacAGATTTTGAAGAACGGATGCTATGCTAAACGATTTGGAGTTTATGTAAGCTTCAAGGAATCATTAAAGAAGTTTTGTCGGGAGAGTAGTACTATTTTCTTGCATTATAAAGAGCATTTTGTTGGTGTTAAGGAGGATTAATTACAGGACAGTGGTATTATAAGAAAGAGATGCCAGTCAAGATGTCACTGGAATATTCTGGATTAAGCAATGATAAACCTTATATACTGTGTGTTAGAAAGAAGGATGTGGTGATATCTCAGAAAATACTTAGAATCTATTTTTACTAGATATGCTGTTCCTATCTTTTGCTCTTCTAAAGGAGGGTCAGGGAGAGATGTTTTTCTGACTTCAGGAATATCCAGACAGTTTGAGAAGACCTTGGgacatgagatgagtgcattaTGGAAAATATTCTTGATTTTAATGACAGACCTAGATAAGCACTGGAAATTGTATCAGAAGTAGaagccaagttaaaaaaaaaaaaagagaaaagtaagagGGAAATAAATGTGAAACATCTGAATTTgtcaacattttataaaaatatgtgaaatacTTAGCAAATGTGCATATAAGAGAAACATTTCTAGTGGAATACAAACTCCTTTCTATCAGcatgtgttttatttatctttgtaatttttctctttgataaGTATTGAGCAGAAGGGTTGGGACACTGAATAATTATGCATAGATTCAATATAATTAATCTAAACTTTGtttgaactcaaaatggatatagctttttatttcattacatGCTAGATCTTTCTTTCATTTGCCTTATTTTAGGAGGGCATTTGGGAGTCTGTATTGGCCTTCTCATTGTAGAAGACTGGATTCAAATGGTAAGGTAATGAAATGATCCTGATAATCACACAACCAACCAAATgacaattcttttaaaaactgtaccAAACACACAAAAAGTAGGTCATTATTAGAGACAATAAGAGCAAAGTTGTTGATCTTCTTCACTTGCTCattaaaacatctgcttcatgaATTCCTAATGACAATGATGtcaaatgtatatatttgaaagCAAAATAGAATATAGAATGGTTTGACTGCCTTTATAAGCATATACTATAATTCCACATATCAAGGAAGAGAGAAGACAATTATGACTGGGTATAGGCTGCCTTGCATATATAATGTAAAATGCATCTCACTGTAGGGAACTAAAAATAAACTTCTGAATGTATTAATGTGAAACATTTTTTCCAAGATGAACAATAATGTTCACAAGTTACACAGGGTGCCATAAAGTTTAAGTAATTCTATTTGAAGGAAATATTATATGTGAGCACTGCATGCTCACATGTAATAAGATAGTAAGACAAAAGACAATAATTTaagcttcacaggcaaattctaccaaacatacaaagaagaactTTTATACCAACCTCTCTCAAACTCTTTCAAGAGATTGAAGGGGAGGAAACACTCACAAagacattctatgaagccaccactACTCTGATAACAAAATCAAACGAAGAATACACCAAAAAATTACGGGCCAATATTTTTGATGaagatagatgcaaaaattctcgacagaatattagcaaacagaattgAACAACACACAGAATAGGTCATACACCACAACCAAGTGGGATTCATCCCAAAttcacaaggatggttcaacatacacaaatttatcaatgtgatacatcacataaacaaaagaaaaaccacatgatcatctcaatagatgcagataaagcatgtgacaaaattaaacatccaCTCATGACTAAAAAATGCTTACCAAAGTAGGTATAGAGAGAACAcatctcaaaataataaaaaccagTTTTGACAAACCCCCAGCCAGTATCATACTCAATGGCAAAAAGCTGAAAACTTTCCTGTTAAAATTTGGAACACGACAAGGATGCTCACTCTCAtctcttctattcaacatagtattataagtcctagccacagcaataaagcaagaaaaagcaataaaagttATCCAAATTGTAAATaaagaggtaaaattgtcattacagaattgctgtatcatatagtagttctatttttggtTTATTGAGGAACGTCCATATTGTTTTCCccggtggctgcaccaatttatactcccactAACAGTGTccagggttccattttctctacatccttaccaggatttgttatttgtgtgttttttttttttttttaaagagtaattcCGGCAGTTGTAAGGTgatatttcattttggttttgatttgcatttctttaatgactagcggtgttgaacatcttttggtGTTcttgctggccatctgtatgtcttctttggagatatgtccatttatgtttttcatcagtttttaattttttttcttatgttgagttgtatgatctatttgtatattttagatactaaCCCTTATCActtatgtcatttgcaaatattttctctcattcagtagattgtcttttcattttattgatagtttcctttgttgagcaaaagcttttaagcttcaCTAgacctatttgcttatttttgcatttgtaaaatcagaaatgaaaaagcagaagttATAACTGacatgcagaaatacaaaaaatcaagAGACAATTATagacaactatatgccaataaaatggacaacttgggaggaaaaaaacaaattcctagaaatgtacaaTCTCCTAAAACTgaacaagaaatatttttttttaaactgaaccaATTACCAGTAACAAAATTGaaccagtaatttaaaaaaaaaaaaaacaaaaaaaactcccaacaaaaaGTCCAGGACTAGAAgctttcacaggtgaattctgccaaaaatttagagaagaattaGCACCTGTACTTCTCAAACTACTCCAAAAAACTActgcatatgacccagcaatccccctctCTATTCTTGTACATTGTTTGCTCTTTCTTTGACAGCCTTAAATATATTGtcactaatattttaaattacctgTCCAATAATTCCAACATCTCTATCTAAGTATTGTTCTGATCCTTGTTgtgtcttttgttattttttataagcttgtttgtttttttcttatagcATGTTTGTAAGATTTTGTTGAAACCTGGACATGAGGAATCAGGTAGTAGGAAGTAAGTTAAAAAGTATTTAGTGTGACGTTTTATGTTAATCAGGCCATGATTTGGGCTGTGTTTAATCTTTGCGGGTTTTGTAGGAGCCAGAAGCTTAAAAATTCCtctaatgttttaattttcatcttgCCTTTTGACTTTAGGGTTTTTTAAAAGCTCATCTGCAGATACTCTTTACAATGGAAATTCATTGGTATTCGTTAATAACGTTAACCTCCTTGTTACCACGAtatcaaccaatcagagaactgtgcaTAACCTAATCACAAACCCTGTGTGTGATGCACCCTCCTGCACCCCACAATTTGTCTTTAAAATTGCTTTACTGAAACCCTTTGGGAAGATTGGGGTTTTAGAGCACAAGCCACCATTCTTCAGGTACCGGTGCCTTtataataaatatgcattttccTTCAGCAGATTGACTTTATTCCATGCAGGCAAGCTTGGTTCAGCAAGAAAAATTCATGTGCTATGGAGCACCAGCTTAAAGCCAGCACTTTAGTTAAAACTTTTAAAGTGGATAATTTCTCCCTTTATACTTGACActttcagaaagggaaaaaatttccTCTATCCTTCTAAGTTCATTGGCTGGCCCAAGAATTAAACtgatagctgtgaaaataagagaagcaaaaagcaaaggagaaaaggcaagatataagcatctgaatgcagagttccaaagaatagcaaggagagataagaaagccttcctcagagatcaatgcaaagaaatagaggaaaacaacagaatgggaaagactagagatctcttcaagaaaattagagagaccaagggaacacttcatgcaaagatgggcttgataaaggacagaaatggtagtgacctaacagaagcagaagatatttagaagaggtggtaagaatacacagaactgtacaaataagatcttcatgaccaagataatcatgatggtgtgatcacttgttatgcccaagtcgcgaaatctcccagtgaccaccagggagccgatatctgatgcaaaagcaagtgagtttttattaccaagcttgagctggggctcccaccgttaccGTCGCAGCGGCTAAGGAGAGAAGCCCCAAACTCTGGGTTACATTgtttatatagggtattctcgtGCAAAAAATTCGAAAAAAGGGAGTTTCCGGGTTGGGAGACGTCTAATTGGTcaccttctgtggaagggttaggtgttgggttctgattggttttcatttcccgAGCTTAATTCAAATTTCCCCGGGCAGGTCATAAGAGACTCTTTCCTCAGAACTCTaaaatggagtctttttttttggcaaaatggaGTGGCTTAGGCTCTTCATTCCCCCTTCTCAAGGACCCAGGACAGACCCAATCATGGGTCTATCTATCATGGGTCTAAGCAGCTCTATATTTTCTTCCGCTAAGGGGGCCGCTGGCAGAGCTGTATATTGGGACCTGAGCACCATAAGCTGCACCGTGTTGATGCAGCCCTTGATGAAGGTCATTAACTTGTTCAATAAACACGGCCTGAAGGGGAGAAGCAAAAGTAAGATAATCAGAGGCCCTGTATACCCCAGACGAGTCCCAATGTCCGTCTTATGTCCCTCTGTCCTTCAGAAGCGAAGGAGACCTTGATGAGGTCGCAGTCAGGGCAATTACCGGTAAATCGCTTGTTCCACGTGTCTGAGGTGATAGGATTTACAAAAGTCATCGTGACCAGGTCCGACGGCCTGGCCACACTCCATTTCCACCAGCCATCATTTGAAGTCACACATTCCCATGCCTTACACTGATGACTCTGCATGCCGCCACAAGTCTTTATCTGGTCTCTTTTGTGCCCCGGACATGCATAGAAACCCACTTTCCGCAGATAAGCACTTGCCCAGGAAGTCTCCATCAATTCTTTTAGGTGGAAGTATAAGTCAGGCCACCATGTGTTTACAGGGTGCGTGGCAGTCGTCTGGTTCAGCACCTCGTATGTCTCTCCATTTCATAGTTTCCAGGTTACTTTAAAAGGTTGGTGTGGATTTTGGTCCTGGGCTGGACCTAAAACTTTCCAGCCCAGGAGGGAGAGCACTAGGAGTAGCTGGGTAGGAATTTTACCTACTTTTGTTGTCTTCGAAGTTTTAGCTTGAGGGGGTTAGTTTTGTCCAATTAGGCCTTCCACTGGGGGAGGAACTCTTCTCGTAAGGCGAACAGGTCCGCAGGCCGTGTGTGGGGGTAGTGGACCCAAGAAGAGATGCCATCAACTTTGAGAGCAGTTGGTGTCGTCAAGACGACAAGGAAGGGTCCCTTCCACCTAGGTTCTAGGATCTCTTGGCGATGATGGAACATGTACACCCAGTCTCCTGGCCGGTAGCAGTGAGGTTCAGGTGGAGGGCCTGATTCATATAGCACTTTGAGCCTCTTCCATGTGTCCCTGTGGGAGTATTGTAAGGACCAGAGACAAAAAAGCAACTTCTGATCATCTATTTCTTTTAACACTTCTGCCTTTAGGTTAGGGATTATTGGGGGAGGTATCCCATACACGATTTCAAAAGGGGTGAGTCCCAGTTGGTAGGGTGAGTTCTGCACCCAGTACAGGGCAAAGGGGAGGAGAgccacccagtccccgccagtctcagCAACTAGTTTTGTTAATGTCTCTTTAAGCGCCCTATTCATCCTTTccacttgccctgagctctggggcCTATAGGCACAGTGCAGCTTCCATCTAGCCCCCAAAGCCCAGGCTACCCCCTGGCTTACCTGAGACACGAAGGCTGGCCCATTATCTGACCCCACCTGTGCCGGAAACCCAAACCGTGGCAAGATGTCTTCAATCAGCTTTTTGGCCACCACCTGTGCCATTTCTCTCTTGGTGGGGaaagcttctacccaccctgagaaggtatctatGAACACCAACAGGTATTTGTATCCATATTTACCCGGTTTTACCTCAGTGAAGTCCACCTCCCagtaagctcctggtcttgtccCCCGTTCTCTAATTCCTTGGTTGGCTGGATGAGGGACAGCATTCGTGAGCTGGCATGCTTTGAAGTTTGATACGATGTCTCCTATTATCGTCCTGACATCTTTCATGATAATCTTGGCATGTCTAATCAGGTCTTGCATCTTGCGGGTTCCCAGATGAGTGGCACAATGCATTTTTAGTAATACTTGTTTTCCTAGTTCTTCTGGGAGGATTAGAGAGCTGTCTGCTTCTCTCCACCACCCAGCCAGCTGTTGGGCCATAGGCAGGCTTTTTATCCAGTCTAAGTCTCTTGTTGAGTAATTGGGCAAAGCTGGCAGAATAGGGCTCCCAGGGTCAGGCAGCTGAAGAGTGGCCTCTATCACAGTATTCTGGGCTGCATCCCTGGCTGCCCTGTCCGCCAAGTTGCTTCCCCTTGAGATTGGGGTGTCTGGCTTCTGGTGCTCCAGGCAGTGTATTATGGCTAGTTTTTTAGGAAGCCATAATGCTGAGAGGagagcttttatttcttctttgtttttaatcgTCTTACCCTCGGCCGTGAGGAGTCCCCTCTCTCTGTAGATGGCTCCGTGTATGTGGGCAGTAGCAAAGGCATATTGGCTATAGGTAATGATGTTAAGCATTTTGTCCTTTCCCAACTGGAGGGCTTTTATTAGGGTGATTAGTTCAGACCTTTGAGCTGAAGTACCCGGAGGTAGTGCTTCTGCCCACAcaatttgggtttccctggttaCGGCCGCCCTGGCATACCTGAGTACAGCTCGAACAAAACTGCTCTCGACCGTATACCAGGTGACCTCAGCATCCGCCAGGGGGCGATCTTGCAAGTCCTCTCGCGTCCCACGCACCTGGGCTAGTATGTCGCTGCAGTCATGGATGGGGGCTTCCAAGTCGGGGTTAGGAAGCAAGGTAGCCGGATTGAGAGCCCTAGGCGGTAGAAAGATGATTCTGGAGGGGTTTAGCACTAGTCCCTGGTAGTGGGTCAGCCGAGCGTTGCTGATCCATCTATCTGGGGGTTGTTTCAGTGTGCCCTCAATGGCATGGGGGGCGGTGATATGTAACCCCTGCCCTAGTGTCAGTTTGTCTGCATCTTTGACCATTAGGGCCACGGCGGCAATCGTGCGGGGGCATGGGGGCCCCCTGATGCTTCGGGGTCTAGGCGTTTAGACAAGCAGGCCACTGGCCGTTCCCAAGGTCCCAGATGCTGCGTCAGCACCCCTTTTGCTACTCCTCGTTTTTCACCCACATTCAGTAGAAAGGGTTTCGTGACGTCAGGCAACCCTAGGGCGGGGGCTGACAGCAGAGCCGTCTTAATAGTTTTGAAGGCGGCCTCCATCTGCTCTGTCCAGCTGAAAGGGGTGGTACTTTTGGTGGCTTCATATAAGGGTTTAGCCAGTTCCACATAGTTTGGAATCAAAAGATGGCAGAAGTCAGCAGACCCCAAGAATTCTCTCACCCTTCGAGGTGAGTCTGGGGTTGGTATTTTGAGTACCGTCTCCTTTCGTGCCTCTGACAGCCACCTCTGCCCTTTTAACACATACCCTAAGTAGGTGACCTCTGGTTGGCATATATGAGCCTTTTTGGCTGAGGCTCGGTACCCTAATTTTCCAACGGTCTGCAATAGTTCTTGGGTGCCCATGAGGCAAGTCTGTTGGTCTTTTGCTGCAATTAAGAGGTCATCTACGTATTGCAACAAGGTTAGTTGGGGGTACTGTTGTCTAAACTCACCCAGGTCTTCATGGAGGGCCTCATTGAAGATGGTGGGATAATTTTTAAATCCCTGTGGCAGTCGCGTCCAGGTCAGCTGTCCGTTGATCCCCTCTTCCAGGTCGGACCACTCAAAGGTGAAAAGCTCCTGGCTCTTGGGTGCCAGGGATAGACTAAAGAAAGCGTCTTTTAGATCTAGGACTGTATACCAGCGATGATCTGGCGGGAGCGAGCTCAAGAAGTTGTATGGGTTTGGCACCATAGGATGAATATCTAGAACTCGGCGGTTAACTTCCCACAGGTCCTGTACTGGCCGATAGTCATGAGAATGTTTTTTTAACAGGgagcaggggagtgttccatgccGACTGACAGGGTCTCAAGATTTTCTGGGCTAGGAGCCTGCAGATATGGGGGGTAATTCCCTGTCGGGCCTCTAAGGTCATAAGATATTGTATGACTCGGACAGGATCAGCCCCTGGCTTGAGATCTATATATATAGGAGGGCGGTGCCTAGCCAAGCCTGTTCCCCCTGTCTCGGCCCATGCTTCAGGGAATTCATCTAGCCACTCCTGGATGTCCGTTTGGGGAAGAGTCGGGTTTTGGTGCAGCCGATATTCATCCTCTAATTGAATCATCAGTACTTGAATTGGACTGCCCGTCTGATTAAGTATTTTAGTTTCTCCTGGGAGGAAGTGAATTTGAGCTCCCATCATGGTTATTAAGTCTCTTCCCAACAGTGGGAAGGGGCATTCTGGGATGACCATAAAGGAGTGGGATACCCGGCCCGCGCCCAAATCCACCGATCTTCGGGTAGTCCATTGATATTGTTTCATCCCAGTGGCCCCCTGCACCCATGAAGTCTTTCCGGCCACTTTCCCTTGGGGCTCCAGCAAAACTGAATATTGAGACCCTGTGTCGACAAGGAAGTCAATTGGGGTCCCCTCCACTCTTAGGGTTACCCTGGGTTCAGGGAGGGGTGCCAAACCCCATCTCCCCTAGTCGCTCAGTTCATCGACGGCCAGGATAGGGGTCTTTCATGGtcccttctttttcttagggCATTCTTTGGCCCAGTGTCCTTCCTCCTTACACTAGGTGCATTGGTTCTTTCCTAATGCTGGTCGCGTACAGGGGCGGCTCTTACCTTTAGCCGCTAGGCGATGCAGCTGGCGCTCCCTTTCTCCCGAATCAGGAACTGTTGCCGCTAGCAGGATGCACGCCATATTGTGGGTCTGAAGGTCTGCTGCCTTAGCTTGTTTTTCCTCAGGGGTCTCCCGAATATGTAGACCCTTTCTGCCACTGTTATTAAATACTGGATTCTCTTTTCACCCAGGCGTTCTAGTCTTTGTAACTTTTTCCTGATGTCTGGAGCCACCTGGTTGACAAAATGCATTATCAAAGCAGCCTGAGTGCCTTCTGCTTCTGGGTCCATGGGGGTGTATTGTCTAAAGGCCTCCATCAGCCTTTCCAGATAAGCGTCTGGACTCTCAGTGGGGCCTTGTTGAACATCTCCTACTCTAGCTAGGTTAGTGGGTTTCCATGCAGCTGCCTTGAGCCCCCCCAACAGAGTCTGGTGGTAGACCCGGAGCCTCTCCTTACCTTGTGCCATGCTGTAATCCCAGTCAGGTCGCGATAAAGGAAAAGAGGTGTTAATTTCATCTATATTAGTGGCGGGTTCTCCATTTGCCCCTGGGACCCTTTTACAGGCCTCAttctgtattctctctctctcttccgtGGTGAAGAGAATCTAGAGCAGTTGTTGACAGTTGTCCCAGGTGGGCTGATGAGTAAAAAGCACAGTTTCTAGAAGGTTAGTTAGATCTCTAGGGTTATCTGAGAACTTAGCATTCTGTGACCTCCAGTTATATAGGTCACTGGTAGAGAAGGGTCAGTATTGATGATGTTGGTTCCTTTCCTCATCGGGGGGACCGGCCACTTGTACAGGGAGGGCAACAGTTGAGTCTACTGGCCCCGCTGGAGACATGGCTGGCCTATGGCGAGTATTTTTTGCGGGCCCCCCTTCTGATGCATCGGCCCTAGGTGGAGGGATAGCAGGGGCCTGCGGTGGCTCGAGGGGTTGGTAAGGGGGTGGGAAGAGAAATTCTTCCTCTATCCCCCCTTGTAAAATGGGGTACAGCGGCGCCATTGGTTCAGGTTCCTTGGGATCTTTAAGGTTCTTTCCTACACGTTTCACCAGCACCTGCACGGTGGAAAATCCCTGTTGAAG includes these proteins:
- the LOC106502104 gene encoding LOW QUALITY PROTEIN: uncharacterized protein LOC106502104 (The sequence of the model RefSeq protein was modified relative to this genomic sequence to represent the inferred CDS: inserted 3 bases in 2 codons; substituted 1 base at 1 genomic stop codon) → MACILLAATVPDSGERERQLHRLAAKGSQYSVLLEPQGKVAGKTSWVQGATGMKQYQWTTRRSVDLGAGRVSHSFMVIPECPFPLLGRDLITMMGAQIHFLPGETKILNQTGSPIQVLMIQLEDEYRLHQNPTLPQTDIQEWLDEFPEAWAETGGTGLARHRPPIYIDLKPGADPVRVIQYLMTLEARQGITPHICRLLAQKILRPCQSAWNTPLLPVKKTXSHDYRPVQDLWEVNRRVLDIHPMVPNPYNFLSSLPPDHRWYTVLDLKDAFFSLSLAPKSQELFTFEWSDLEEGINGQLTWTRLPQGFKNYPTIFNEALHEDLGEFRQQYPQLTLLQYVDDLLIAAKDQQTCLMGTQELLQTVGKLGYRASAKKAHICQPEVTYLGYVLKGQRWLSEARKETVLKIPTPDSPRRVREFLGSADFCHLLIPNYVELAKPLYEATKSTTPFSWTEQMEAAFKTIKTALLSAPALGLPDVTKPFLLNVGEKRGVAKGVLTQHLGPWERPVACLSKRLDPEASGXPPCPRTIAAVALMVKDADKLTLGQGLHITAPHAIEGTLKQPPDRWISNARLTHYQGLVLNPSRIIFLPPRALNPATLLPNPDLEAPIHDCSDILAQVRGTREDLQDRPLADAEVTWYTVESSFVRAVLRYARAAVTRETQIVWAEALPPGTSAQRSELITLIKALQLGKDKMLNIITYSQYAFATAHIHGAIYRERGLLTAEGKTIKNKEEIKALLSALWLPKKLAIIHCLEHQKPDTPISRGSNLADRAARDAAQNTVIEATLQLPDPGSPILSLILPEELGKQVLLKMHCATHLGTRKMQDLIRHAKIIMKDVRTIIGDIVSNFKACQLTNAVPHPANQGIRERGTRPGAYWEVDFTEVKPGKYGYKYLLVFIDTFSGWVEAFPTKREMAQVVAKKLIEDILPRFGFPAQVGSDNGPAFVSQVSQGVAWALGARWKLHCAYRPQSSGQVERMNRALKETLTKLVAETGGDWVALLPFALYWVQNSPYQLGLTPFEIVYGIPPPIIPNLKAEVLKEIDDQKLLFCLWSLQYSHRDTWKRLKVLYESGPPPEPHCYRPGDWVYMFHHRQEILEPRWKGPFLVVLTTPTALKVDGISSWVHYPHTRPADLFALREEFLPQWKAXLDKTNPLKLKLRRQQKPCLLNKLMTFIKGCINTVQLMVLRSQYTALPAAPLAEENIELLRPMIDRPMIGSVLGP